A genomic region of Raphanus sativus cultivar WK10039 chromosome 6, ASM80110v3, whole genome shotgun sequence contains the following coding sequences:
- the LOC108813060 gene encoding uncharacterized protein LOC108813060, producing the protein MSSSGGATQGPHSLAFRVMRLCKPSFHVDPPLRIDPFDLLAGEDFSDDPSLLQRHLSSSADAVDSDLSYRNRFIINQATDPIGLSGLLLLPQSFGAIYLGETFCSYISVNNSSTSQVRDVTIKAEIQTERQRILLLDTSKSPVESIRTGGRYDFIVEHDVKELGAHTLVCSALYNDADGERKYLPQFFKFVVANPLSVRTKVRVVKETTFLEACIENHTKSNLFMDQVDFEPAKQWIALRLHDYDHLPPTSDLGGIIPTPPVIIRSGGGIHNYLYKLVPSAHVSGQSKFQASSILGKFQITWRTNLGEPGRLQTQQILGAPVSRKEINMRVLEVPTAIHLNTPFSASFNLANQTDRQLGPFEVSLSQDESQMEKPVAINGLQKLMLPRLEAFGSKDFQLNLIASKLGVQKIAGITALDTREKKTYELVPEMEIFVEADQ; encoded by the exons ATGAGCAGCAGCGGAGGAGCGACGCAGGGACCGCACTCGCTCGCCTTCAGGGTGATGCGACTCTGCAAGCCTTCTTTCCACGTCGATCCTCCCCTCCGTATTGATCCTTTCGATCTTCTCGCCGGCGAGGATTTCTCCGACGATCCCTCCTTGCTCCAACGCCATCTGTCTTCTTCAGCCGACGCCGTCGACTCCGATCTGAGTTACCGGAACAGGTTCATCATAAACCAGGCAACGGATCCAATCGGTCTATCAGGTCTTCTCCTACTTCCGCAGTCATTCGGGGCGATCTATCTGGGAGAGACCTTCTGTAGCTATATAAGCGTCAACAACAGCTCCACTTCCCAAGTTCGGGATGTTACCATCAAG GCAGAAATTCAGACAGAGAGGCAGAGGATTCTTCTTCTGGATACATCCAAATCTCCTGTTGAATCCATAAGGACTGGTGGCCGCTATGACTTTATCGTTGAACATGATGTTAAAGAGCTCGGAGCTCACac GTTGGTTTGCTCTGCCTTGTACAATGATGCTGATGGTGAGCGTAAATATCTTCCCCAGTTCTTCAAGTTTGTCGTTGCTAACCCTCTCTCCGTCAGGACCAAG GTTCGAGTTGTAAAG GAGACTACTTTTCTTGAGGCTTGCATTGAGAACCATACTAAATCAAACCTCTTTATGGACCAAGTTGATTTTGAACCTGCCAAGCAATGGATTGCTCTCAGATTACATGATTATGATCATCTTCCCCCAACCAG TGATCTTGGTGGAATAATACCTACTCCGCCCGTTATTATCCGATCTGGTGGCGGTATCCACAACTATCTCTATAAGTTAGTCCCATCTGCTCATGTTTCTGGGCAATCCAAATTCCAGGCAAGTAGTATCCTCGGTAAATTTCAAATTACTTGGCGCACCAATTTGGGAGAACCTGGCCGCTTACAGACCCAACAAATCCTTGGCGCT cCAGTCAGCCGCAAAGAGATTAATATGAGAGTTTTGGAGGTTCCAACTGCTATACACTTAAATACACCCTTTTCG GCATCCTTCAATCTCGCAAACCAAACTGATAGGCAGTTGGGACCCTTCGAGGTTTCACTATCACAAGATGAATCACAAATGGAGAAGCCGGTTGCCATTAACGGTCTGCAGAAACTG ATGTTACCAAGGCTTGAGGCATTTGGATCCAAGGATTTCCAATTG AACCTGATCGCCTCCAAATTAGGAGTCCAGAAAATAGCTGGGATCACAGCCTTGGACACAAGAGAGAAGAAAACATACGAGCTTGTTCCAGAGATGGAG ATATTTGTAGAGGCGGACCAGTAA